The following proteins are encoded in a genomic region of Oryctolagus cuniculus chromosome 6, mOryCun1.1, whole genome shotgun sequence:
- the LOC138850104 gene encoding uncharacterized protein: MAALPVGSVAALPLGSVAALPLGSLAALPLGSLAALPVGSVAALPLGSLAALPLGSLAALPLGSLAALPLGSLAALPVGSMAALPLGSLAALPLGSLAALPLGSVAALPLGSLAALPLGSLAALPVGSVAALPLGSLAALPLGSVAALPLGSLAALPLGSLAALPLGSVAALPLGSVAALPLGSMAALPLGSLAALPLGSLAALPLGSVAALPLGSVAALPLGSMAALPLGSVAG, from the coding sequence ATGGCCGCCTTGCCCGTCGGCTCCGTGGCTGCCTTGCCCCTCGGCTCTGTGGCCGCCTTGCCCCTCGGCTCCCTGGCCGCCTTGCCCCTCGGCTCCCTGGCCGCCTTGCCCGTCGGCTCCGTGGCTGCCTTGCCCCTCGGCTCCCTGGCCGCCTTGCCCCTCGGCTCCCTGGCCGCCTTGCCCCTCGGCTCCCTGGCCGCCTTGCCCCTCGGCTCCCTGGCCGCCTTGCCCGTCGGCTCCATGGCCGCCTTGCCCCTCGGCTCCCTGGCCGCCTTGCCCCTCGGCTCCCTGGCCGCCTTGCCCCTCGGCTCCGTGGCCGCCTTGCCCCTCGGCTCCCTGGCCGCCTTGCCCCTCGGCTCCCTGGCCGCCTTGCCCGTCGGCTCCGTGGCCGCCTTGCCCCTCGGCTCCCTGGCCGCCTTGCCCCTCGGCTCCGTGGCTGCCTTGCCCCTCGGCTCCCTGGCCGCCTTGCCCCTCGGCTCCCTGGCCGCCTTGCCCCTCGGCTCCGTGGCCGCCTTGCCCCTCGGCTCCGTGGCCGCCTTGCCCCTCGGCTCCATGGCTGCCTTGCCCCTCGGCTCCCTGGCCGCCTTGCCCCTCGGCTCCCTGGCCGCCTTGCCCCTCGGCTCCGTGGCCGCCTTGCCCCTCGGCTCCGTGGCTGCCTTGCCCCTCGGCTCCATGGCCGCCTTGCCCCTCGGCTCCGTGGCTGGCTGA